From Saimiri boliviensis isolate mSaiBol1 chromosome 9, mSaiBol1.pri, whole genome shotgun sequence, a single genomic window includes:
- the CHRNA4 gene encoding neuronal acetylcholine receptor subunit alpha-4 produces MELGGPGAPRLLPPLLLLLGAVLLRASGHVETRAHAEERLLKKLFSGYNKWSRPVANISDVVLVRFGLSIAQLIDVDEKNQMMTTNVWVKQEWHDYKLRWDPADYENVTSVRIPSELIWRPDIVLYNNADGDFAVTHLTKAHLFHDGRVQWTPPAIYKSSCSIDVTFFPFDQQNCTMKFGSWTYDKAKIDLVSMQSRVDQLDFWESGEWVIVDAVGTYNTRKYECCAEVYPDITYAFVIRRLPLFYTVNLIIPCLLISCLTVLVFYLPSECGEKVTLCISVLLSLTVFLLLITEIIPSTSLVIPLIGEYLLFTMIFVTLSIVITVFVLNVHHRSPRTHTMPAWVRRVFLDVVPRLLLMKRPSVVKDNCRRLIESMHKMAGAPRFWPGPEGEPPVTSGTRSRHPPSPSFCVPLDAPADPGHACKSPSDPLPALQPPEAEKADPHPSPGPCRSPHSTSAPGLAKARSLSVQHVSSPGEAAEGVLRCRSRSIQYCAPRDDAAPEADGQAIGALASSKAHSAELPPPDHASPCKCTCRKEPPSTSPSSTLKAHSTKALPRHLPLSPALTRAVEGVQYIADHLKAEDTDFSVKEDWKYVAMVIDRIFLWMFIIVCLLGTVGLFLPPWLAGMI; encoded by the exons ATGGAGCTCGGGGGCCCGGGGGCGCCGCGGCTACtgccgccgctgctgctgctcctggggGCCGTCCTCCTGCGCG CCAGCGGCCATGTGGAGACCCGGGCCCACGCGGAGGAGCGGCTCCTGAAGAAACTCTTCTCTGGTTACAACAAGTGGTCCCGGCCCGTGGCCAACATCTCGGACGTGGTGCTCGTCCGCTTCGGCCTGTCCATCGCTCAGCTCATCGATGTG GACGAGAAGAACCAGATGATGACCACGAACGTGTGGGTGAAGCAG GAGTGGCATGACTACAAGCTGCGCTGGGACCCAGCCGACTACGAGAACGTCACCTCCGTCCGCATCCCCTCCGAGCTCATCTGGCGGCCAGACATCGTCCTCTATAACAA TGCCGACGGGGACTTTGCCGTGACCCACCTGACCAAGGCCCACCTGTTCCACGACGGGCGCGTGCAGTGGACGCCGCCGGCCATCTACAAGAGCTCCTGCAGCATCGACGTCACCTTCTTCCCCTTCGACCAGCAGAACTGCACCATGAAGTTCGGCTCCTGGACGTACGACAAGGCCAAGATCGACCTGGTGAGCATGCAGAGCCGCGTGGACCAACTGGACTTCTGGGAGAGCGGCGAGTGGGTGATCGTGGACGCCGTGGGCACCTACAACACCAGGAAGTACGAGTGCTGCGCCGAGGTCTACCCCGACATCACCTACGCCTTCGTGATCCGGCGGCTGCCGCTCTTCTACACCGTGAACCTCATCATCCCCTGCCTGCTCATCTCCTGCCTCACCGTGCTGGTCTTCTACCTGCCCTCCGAGTGCGGCGAGAAGGTCACGCTGTGCATCTCCGTGCTGCTGTCGCTCACCGTCTTCCTGCTGCTCATCACCGAGATCATCCCGTCCACCTCGCTGGTCATCCCGCTCATCGGCGAGTACCTGCTCTTCACCATGATCTTCGTCACCCTGTCCATCGTCATCACCGTCTTCGTGCTCAACGTGCACCACCGCTCGCCGCGCACGCACACCATGCCCGCCTGGGTGCGCAGGGTCTTCCTGGACGTCGTGCCGCGCCTGCTGCTCATGAAGCGGCCGTCCGTGGTCAAGGACAACTGCCGACGGCTCATTGAATCCATGCACAAGATGGCCGGCGCCCCGCGGTTCTGGCCGGGACCCGAGGGGGAGCCCCCCGTCACGAGCGGCACCCGCAGCCGGCACCCGCCCTCGCCGTCCTTCTGCGTGCCCCTGGATGCGCCGGCTGATCCCGGGCATGCCTGCAAGTCGCCCTCCGACCCCCTCCCCGCTCTGCAGCCCCCAGAGGCCGAGAAGGCCGACCCCCACCCCTCACCTGGACCCTGCCGCTCACCCCACAGCACCTCGGCCCCGGGGCTGGCCAAAGCCAGGTCCCTCAGCGTCCAGCATGTGTCCAGCCCCGGCGAGGCGGCGGAGGGCGTCCTGCGGTGCCGGTCTCGGAGCATCCAGTACTGCGCCCCCCGAGATGACGCCGCCCCCGAGGCGGACGGCCAGGCTATTGGCGCCCTGGCCTCTTCCAAGGCTCACTCGGCGGAGCTCCCACCTCCAGACCACGCCTCTCCCTGCAAATGCACGTGCAGGAAGGAGCCGCCTTCCACGTCCCCGAGCTCTACGCTCAAGGCCCACAGCACCAAAGCGCTGCCCCGGCATCTGCCCCTGTCGCCAGCCCTGACCCGGGCAGTAGAGGGCGTCCAGTACATCGCGGACCACCTGAAGGCCGAAGACACAGACTTCTCG GTGAAGGAGGACTGGAAGTACGTGGCCATGGTGATCGACCGCATCTTCCTCTGGATGTTCATCATCGTCTGCCTGCTGGGGACTGTGGGCCTCTTCCTGCCACCCTGGCTGGCCGGCATGATCTAG